The following is a genomic window from Haloterrigena alkaliphila.
CGACGAGGGTCGTCCGATCGGCGCCGTCGCCGTCGTCGAGTTCCTCCATCGTCTCGACGACGTACGCCTCGAGGTCGACGTCCGCGGCGGGCGCGTCGTCCGACTCAGTCTCGTCGGGCTCCGATGCGGTCGCGGCGGCGGCCTCGTCCTCGCTGTCGGCGGGTTCGGCAGCCGTCTCGTCTTCGTCCGGTTCCGCTTCCGGCTCGGATTCGGTTTTCAGTTCCGTTTCGTCGGCCTCGGTCTCCGGTTCCGATTCGGCCTCGAGTCCAGACTCCGGCGGCGCACCGAGGTCGTCGTCGACCTCGTCGGATTCCTCGGGTTCGGCGGATTCGTCGGTCGCAGCGGCGTCCGCGGCCGCCTCGCTCTCGGTCTCGGACTCGTCGGCGGGTTCGTCCTCGGGCTCCGGAACGTCGATGTCGGCCTCGCCGGGTTCGTCGACCTCGGACCCGGTCGTGAACTCGGCGCCGAACTCCTCCTCGAGCTGTTCGCGCTCCTCCTCGTCCATCTCGTACATCCCGCCGTCGCCGGCGTCGAAGTCGCCGAGTTCCTCGTCGGCCGACTCCTCGGCCGTCTCGAGGTCCGCGTCGGCGTCGGACTCGTCGACGCTCGACTCGTCGAACTCGGCGGTCGGCTCGTCGGATTCGGGCTCGGACTCCGCGACGTCGCCGGTCGCGTCGGCTTCGGCACTCTCGGACGTCGACTCTATTTCAGTCTCGCCCGCCTCGGCTGCGACGTCGACGTCGCCCTCCGACGCGGTGTCACGGTCCGTTCCGGTCGCGGTGCCGGCGGCGGAGCCGGTTCCGGCCGTCGCCGCGGCGGGTTCCGGCTCCGGTTCGGGTTCCGCCTCCGCGTCGGCCGCGGACGCCGACTCGAGCGCAGAGAGATCGATCCCCGCGAGCCCGGCCAGCGACGCGAACGTCGCGTCGGCGTCGGGACCCGCGTCGCCGGGCGCGAGCGAGAGCGCCTCGACCTGATCGCGGTCGCCCGCGACGACCTCGACGGCCTCGAGAGCGGTATCGCGCAGCGCGGCGAGGTAGCCCGGGGTCGTTCCGTAGTGGTCCTGCGCGAGGGGGATCCCCGCCGCGAGACCCTTGTCGACGCCGGCCTCGAGGAGTGCCTCGGTCAGCGCGTCGCCGCTGGAGCCGCTTTCCGCGGCCGCGGCGTACGTGCCGACCCGTTCGACGGTCTGTTCGGCCGCGCTGACGACCCAGCGGTCCCGGGTGTCGGCGTCGACCGTCGCGATGCTCTCGGGGCGAAGCGAGGTGTAGA
Proteins encoded in this region:
- a CDS encoding RPA family protein; protein product: MSANGDGDDGEEIPGREVAYRLFAAEYDDASLSYAESDEERAPNYVVSPTGARLNRVFAVGTLTEVTSVNDEMVRARIVDPTGAFVVYAGQYQPDELATLEQLEPPEFVAVTGKARTFQPDDSDQVYTSLRPESIATVDADTRDRWVVSAAEQTVERVGTYAAAAESGSSGDALTEALLEAGVDKGLAAGIPLAQDHYGTTPGYLAALRDTALEAVEVVAGDRDQVEALSLAPGDAGPDADATFASLAGLAGIDLSALESASAADAEAEPEPEPEPAAATAGTGSAAGTATGTDRDTASEGDVDVAAEAGETEIESTSESAEADATGDVAESEPESDEPTAEFDESSVDESDADADLETAEESADEELGDFDAGDGGMYEMDEEEREQLEEEFGAEFTTGSEVDEPGEADIDVPEPEDEPADESETESEAAADAAATDESAEPEESDEVDDDLGAPPESGLEAESEPETEADETELKTESEPEAEPDEDETAAEPADSEDEAAAATASEPDETESDDAPAADVDLEAYVVETMEELDDGDGADRTTLVERVADDTGASADEVEDAIQDALMGGQCYEPDDETLKAI